In Eulemur rufifrons isolate Redbay chromosome 2, OSU_ERuf_1, whole genome shotgun sequence, the sequence TCCAGTAATttggaaaaaagaggaaagtaaAATTACTGCTTGGATCACAAAGATTTTACGTGTATTCTATCCCATTTTAAAGTGTAGGGTAAACTTAACcaacctggattgtgtaccaCAGATATGACACCTCATGTAGGTTAATACCTTCTCCTTTTGAGGCAACTACACTATTTTTCCTTGCGTATCTCCAAAATAGATCTAGTCTTTCTTAGTAAATTGCtcccaagaaaaagagaaaatgctatTTTCTCATAACATTGGATGTTTAaaagttatttgacttttttgtaTTGTagaagggtgggtgggggaaTAAAGGCACCAAGTTTTGAGGGACTGGCCCATGAAGCATTGGGATACCACCCACCTTGAATGCACAATAGAAGTTCCAGTCAAATTTAGAAGTTCTATTTCATTCTGGTTTACTTTTAGATAGAAAGAGAAACTTTCCCATTAAGAACTCATGGGAATGCACTGAGAAGTGTTAAACAATGAACATTTGTTAAACTTCAATAGCAAACCAAGGGCCTGGGAGAAGTTGGGAAGGGCATCCAAAGCAGGAACTAAGAATAAAGGGGAAGTGGATTTGGGAGAGTCAAGTCCAATTCTCATCAGGTGTTTATGTACTTCTGCTCTGTGCTCTGTTCCAGTTACTACCTTTTAACCTTTTGCAGGAAGAAATGCAGGTGGTGTTGGTGTGAACATATTGCCACCTGAGCAAACAATAATACCAAAATACTATGACGGAGGAGGAttatatagcattttttaaaataagggaaGTTTCTTAAGGACTTCAGAAAGCCTTTCTAATGTTCGTGTACTATGGTATAGAAAACAGACAACagattattattttcacttttttatatgAACCCTTGGTTTGGATAGAATTGAATTGTCCAAGGTCTAGTCAGTGGTGGAGCAGGGTAAAGAAAGAAAGTCCACTGATTCCCAGATGAAAACTTTAGCATGTAGCAGGATCTTCAGTTTGAGAACCAGTGgttcatattttagaaattaaaatcagTATGATTATTTGGAGGATAAATAGTATGTTCTCTTCATACCACCCAAACTACATGACAAATGAAGAATTCTAACTATAAAGATAATTCTTTTATGAATTGATTTGAGTTCAACCAACAAATGTGGATAAGTGagcaaagaaatgcaaagtaaagtAAGAATAGTATCCACATATAAGTTTTAAATCCATCTGGATTTATTTTGGTGTATgatacaaaatacacacacacacacacacacacacacacacacacaaagtaccAAATAGTCAACCAGTTGCctcagcacaatttattgaatagttcTTCCTTTTATCACCATTTAATACTATCTTTAtaacttatattatttttaatcctttttctcACTTTCTCAATCTACCTATTGATTCTAGCGGCGGTATTTCGGTCCCACTTCTTATATCTGTATAAGTTTTATTTATCTGGTTGTTCTCTCATCGATGAACAAGTGCTCcctcatttcattttataaaatttttggcTAGTCTAGCctgtttattatttcaaatgagTTCAGAGTAACTTTTCAAATgttcaaaatatcattttgaaaGTTTTGTATTGGCATTAAACCAATACCATATTTTGGGAAGAcctagtaaaattaaaatatccagtCATCCCATCAAGGACCATTAACTGTCTGTTTAGTTGAATCTTTATTTAATGTCCTtcagtaaaatttgaaaaatttattcatataGTTTTATGAATAAATTTCTTGTTATGTTtacatttgtatatgtatacatttcttGTTATGTTTATGCGAGacttactcttttaaaaaaattataaatgaaattttaccaTTATATTTTTGACTGGACCATTTTGGTATAAAGGAAACTATTGGTTtttgtgttattaaaaaaaaattcaaactgtactgggtgtggtggctcacacctataatcctagcactttgggaggctgaggtgggaggatcatttgaagtcaggagtttgagaccagcctgagcaagagcaagatgtcctctctacaaaaaatagaaaaattagctgggcacactGGCACATGcgtatagtcctagctacttgggaggttgaggcagaaggatcgcttgaacccaggagtatgaggttgcagtgagccatgatgacaccactgtaccctatcctgggcaacagagtgagaccctgtctccacacaaaataaaacaaaccaaacaaacaaacaaaaaattcaaatcacTTGTAGAATCTCATTATCATTCTAAATAGTTCTTTAGTGCCTGGGTTTTCCAGTAGATAATCATACTGGAAATAATGATGATATTCCAGAGATATTTCTgctgtattatattattttgtttcaaagaCTCTTGGCCttgggttttaaaaatttactattcttctaattcattattttttgtttttattttcattgttttaaacctATTTCCTGAAACACACCTCTTCTTGCCTTCTGTGGAACtctattctcttcatttttctaacCCTGGTTGCTCTTGCTCTTCCCACTTGCCACAGGCAAGTGTGACACAGAATATGTAATTGGCCCcctttctatttatatttcccATTAGCCTGGCTTTGAGTAATGATCTCAGAGTTTTCAAGATCTCAAAATCCATTCAATATCATAGATAGCTGGACCTTCTGAATAATAGAATAAtagaagttgttttttaaaaaattgtggtaaaatacacataatataaaatttacctctTAACCATTTTGAAGGGGACAGTTCAGTGAATAACAGAAGTTTTTTTATGCCCTTGGTTATGACCAAGATTTCATTAAGGTGATTGAAAATCCCTATTTTATGAAGGAGCTTTAATTGCTCCcatttattcctttccttttcttttatttatttatttatttatttttttgagacagagtttcactctgttgcctgggctggagtgccctggcatcagcctagctcacagcaacctcagacttctgggcttaagcagtcctcctgcctcagcctccagagtagctgggattacagccatgcaccaccgtgcctggctaattttttctatatatttttagttgtccagctaatttctttctaatttttttttctttctttcttttttttttttttttagtagagatgacggcggcggcggggtggggtgggggtgggtctcgctcttgctcaggctggtcttgaactcctgagctcaaatgatccgcctgcctcggcctcctagagtgctagcattacaggtgtgagccatggcacctggcctcCCATTTACTCCTAATCATTGGCCTGGTCCTACCAGGTTTACCTTATTATGTCTCCATTTTTACTCTGCTCCATTACCAGGGCCAAGTCTCAGGTTCCAGCTACCAAGACTTGTATTTGCCCTTCCTGCCTTTATTCTGTCTTCTACTTGATATTAATATCTCCCATGCAACAGATGCTACCAAGTcacttttctgttaaaaattttGAGTGGTTTCCAGTAGTTCACAGAAAAAGTACAAACACCTGGCATTCAAGCCTCATGATCCTGGCTGCAGCCTACCTTGAGGCTGCCCACCTCCTTCCCTTCTTACACTGTGCTGTAGCTCAGGTGACACATTAAGGAGTGGGCTGAGTGAGGGAGACACATGGGAACAGCTGTGGAAAGAAGGGGAAACAGCTATCCAGCCACAAGAGCAGGGATCTGGCCCTTCTATTGCCAGAGCTGTCACTTTTTTCCAGAGAAACTACAAACctgaatttttatgtgaaaatcttCCAACTTAAAATGTTGGCTATGaattaatattgttgaaatacCCTGAACAAGTGAAGACACCTTTGTGGTTTGGATCCACGTCACAGGTCACAGTTGGTgccctctgttttctctttgcaGGGCTGCTTTGGATTTTCTATGCCCATACTTAGTGTGGTCTCTCTTGCCTGGAAATGGGACACTGCATTATAGTCTAAAGACATGGTAAAATAAATCCAGTAGGGAAAATCCCTCCGAAAAAAATTACTGCTTTAGAGATTTTTCATGGTTCTTGTGACAAGGCCAATAGATGGATATAAAATTGTATACCTAGTTTACCACCTGTGCTTCAGGGAGCAGCACAGTGAGGTTCTATTGTAAGAAACTTTgctgatatacacacacacacacataaaaatagaatataattttgGGTGTGGTTATTTTACAGGTCAAAATTGTCAAGATGTCCACAATCCCAAAGCACTTTGGGCTGAAACACAAAGAAGAATCACACATGTTTAAAGAGCTTGAGAAGGTTCGCCAGGAGACTAAAAAGGATTTTCTCCGATTCAAACAGAAATTGGCCTCCAAGCAGGCTGTAGATGAAGGCTCAGTCCACAGCCTTCGTGCCTCCAGCCCGGCCCACCCTAGGTGCGTTTCCTACGCTGGACCCGGAACATCCAAAGAGTCCTCTCCAGCTAAAGGCCTCGAGATCTCGTCTGTGGCCATCCTGCAGGAGGCGCTGGGAGGCGCAGCGCGTCCCTCGGGCCGGGCCGCTCCCGGGAATACCCGGGTGTTTCAGCCCCGGAACTTTTACTTACGGAGCTCCGCGTTCCTACGGCACGGGGCGCAGAAGCCGCCTCCGGTCATCGCCTCGGGGGTCGGCACGGCCAAACCTGCGGTCCTGCTGCCGCCGCCCACACCGCGGGCGAGGCCCACAGCGCACGGGACCCTGGAGAGCCCGCGGCCCGCGGCCTCCAGACGGGACCTCGACCTGGCCCGGGGGCGTGAAGCAAGCCAGGAGATAGCTCCGTCCGCAGGGGTCTATAAGGCCAAAGAGAGCAAGGCCAGCTCCCTTTCCAGCGAGGACAGCGACGCGGAGGCGAGCGGCCGGCGGAGGAGAGTGAAGATTAGCACCCACTTGGTGCGCGAGGGCGAGGGCTCGGCTGGCAAAGCGCGGGAAGCGGCAGTGTCGGTGCCCAGAGGAGAGCGGGAGAGCCGCCTGCTGAGCCACGCGCTGGAGGCCGCCGGGCAGACCCTGCTGCCCGCCCGAGTGACCCCCAAGTCCATCGAGGAGATCATCGTCTCGCTGCAGTCCGAGGCCCAGCTGGCCTCCGACCAGATCATCAAGGAGCTCATACAGAGCGTTCTCGGCCAGAACTACGACATTAAAATGGAAGTAGGTGAACCAGAGTGAGAATAATATTTCTCCTGGGTAAATGCAACTTTAGGATATGttatatatgtcatattttattatatataatacttaaGCGTCTATATGTTATTACGAAAACACTGTGGTGGTATTCAGCTTCTTTGCGTTTTGTCTgaattttccatttgaatttttgaattttccatCAAGGGAGTGTATCCTCTTGTCaaagtgaaagaaattgaaaggtTTTGCCAAAAACTTGTTCGAAGAACATTAGCTGAAGACCTGAGGAATACATCGCTAGTAGCCTTCCCTTTCAAAGGCTttgtattgaaataaaaataggtatTTTATGTGAAAAACCCAGTCTTTTTTTGGTTACAGTTTAGCATTATTAGTAGTGAATTACAGTAAAAGTGAATTTATATCCTAAGATCAGTATATAActattaagtttatttatttgtttatttatttatttattttgagacagagtctctgttgccagGGTtaaagtgcagtgacatgatcataactcacagcaaccttaaactcctgggctcaagcaatccttctgcctcagccttcggagtatctgggactacaggcatgtgctgccatgcctggctaatttttcattttttctgtagagacaggggtttcgctcttgctaaggctggtctcaaactcctagccttaagcaatcctcccgccgcttcccagagtgctaggattacaggtgtgagccacttcgcTAGGCCtattaagtttaatttataagaattctagaatattttcagtgaaaacagttctcttgaaacatttttaaaaatttattttttaggccTTCCGAGTTATAGAGACTTAAGTGTTTCTTGTGTGCCAAACACTATGGGATGCATGTTGTATGCATTTTTGTCACagcaacccccgccccccgcccactCAGATAGATAGATACCAATATGAGTCCTATTTTATGTAGGAGGCCTTCTAGCTTTAGTGAAGCTAAAGGATTGGTCCAGTGTTTTGCCACTAAtgcatggcagagctgggattccaccccAGGCAGTCTGTCCCAGAGACTTGACTAGAATTATGCCCAGGATGGTCCATTTATTGACTATGATATGTCCCCAACAGGAAGCAAAGCTACACAGGGCcatatttaagtttaaaatattttgtctgttaTATAGACTTTGCTTTGGCAGGGACATTCAAAGCAAAAATAGTAACAAGAGAACTTGAGCCCCacattcaaagaaagaaagaaagaaaatatgagacaTAGTCTTTTTTGAGAATGACAGTAAGAGGGAAGAAGATTCTATTTCTGTTCTTGGCTGCTGCTCCAAATTTCTTATTAGTAAACAGAATACTGCTGCCgcattatgtctttaaaatggTTTCAGCCCCAGAATACACTCTTGGCTGTGATTTAAGGAATGttataataaaggaaaacagaaacatgTATGAACAAGAGTCCACAGTGTCACCTTTGACCTAATGTGTTTTAGGCAGAGTACAACAAATATTCTGAATTAAGACCCACATCTCACCGCTGTTACTGAACAAGATCAGGGTAACTGCTTGGGTCATTTCAAAATGAGTATTTCTAATTagattttctgtaaatctaatgtagaaaaagaaatcagggaTGTCCCTAGAAGAGTCTTAGCAGAGAAGAAAGGCCTCTTCTGAGATGGGCTCCATACCCTATCACATAGTTAAGGTACTTGACGTGAAAAGGGGGTGCTAATAGAAACTGGCTCAGAGGTCCTGTACAGTTGGAGAAGTTATACTTCAGAGCAGGGTCCCATAAGAAAGAGCACATTTGAAGGACTGAAATGGAATTAGTGATAAATAAAGGGAGAGTATCAAATGAATAGTGGACATCAGAACAGTGAATTCTGTTCTTCTTCCAGAagtgttcatttctcttgtgtatcTTTTCTTGGTGCTTAAGTTACCTGAATTGTTTCATGTAAGAGAGAGGCATAGATCATGGAGCGTTAGAAACAGGAGCCAGGGGCTCTAGCCCTGGGGCAGTATTGGGTAAAAGTGGTTTCAGGAGTTTTATTAGAGTGAGAAAGGAACAATGGGGAATTTGTTGAATTGGCAGTGGGAGGGTAGGTGAGAGATAGCAATAAGGACTCAAGTGTAAAGTGGGGtctaaattatgattttaaacattcttaagaatactagaataaaaatatttgttttaaacatttggaGTTTATGTAAACGATGTTCTCTCCAGAGAAAGCAAGGAACGTGATTTTTCACTTTAGAAATCTTGGAGCCACACAGCAATCCCTAGAGGGGAAAGCCAAAGGATAAGACAGTCTTGGAAGACTGGATTGTCTCTATTTAGAGCTTGGGCAAGGCCACTCCGGACCCAGCATTCAGAGTTCCATAATTACACGGGCCAGGAGGTATACCGAATACCTGAAGATTAAACTTAACTGTCAATGTAGGTCAGACATCAAACACAGGGTTtatcaaccttggcactattgaaaTTTTTGGCTAGTTAATTCTTCATTGTGGGTGGCTATCCTGAGAATTATAGGATTTTTGAagcatccctggcttctgcccactagatgccagtagctcCTCttaaatcataataataaaaatgtctctagatGTTGCCAGATGAGCCCTTAGGGAGGGGGGCAAAATAGCCCTACCCCTTTTCATCCAATTGAGAATCAACAGTATGCATACACCATGGCAGCAGACATGGAAATGTTATAAagtcttatgtttgttttactGAGAAGTTCGATAGTATCACTCACATTCTGATTATATGAGGCTGGAGTTGAGAGACCACCTTCCAGATGTTAATTGAGGGTGAAGGAGCCAGGCTGTCCTTGCTTGTGTCATATTTAGTTGTTTTTGGTCAACAGCTCAGGAGGAAAATGGCTTGATGTGACCTAGGTAAGAGCGAATTCATGTTACAAGATCTCCCATAAGCAAATAATGTATCGTCcacaagaaaaatattatatcataaaaCTTATGCTTACTTTTGCTTCAGGGAAgatgaaatatatattctttttcttattcctccTGCTAAGTAGAACCGTGTACAAACCCTGAACATTATATATAGAACAAATATGAGAAGACTCTTAAGGTGAATAGCAGAAGACAGAGTAGCTAGTGGCTTTGGGACACAAGGATTGACATGGTGGTGAGTtgtctgggttttctttttccctaataTATCCCAGACTTCGAACTAAATAAGCTGGTAACCTAGGAATGCCAATGGGTACCGATGGAAAAAGCCCTAACAAAAGCCTGCTCTCTAACCAAAGCATCAGAGAAGGGGCAGtttagcaagacagaaaacttttagacagCAACTATGCCACTCCAGCCAAACACTGCAGAAAAACCTGtggccccatccccacccccaccccaccagggaATGGGGTGGTGAATGGGAAGCCTAGATTTCTAATCTCACCAGGCTGTAACAAGGTATCCCGACACCTCCCTGCTGGGGTGGTGTCGGTGGAGAGTGCAGACTTTTAACACTGGCCAGCAGTAATGAAGctaccctttccttccttcctcgtGGAGAATAGTAATGAGACATACCTGTTCCTTCCAACTAGGATGGTATCAGCAGAAGCCTAGTGGAGAGCCAGAACTCCTTCTCCCACCCAGCAATAATAAGATGCCTCCCACCCCTGGTGCCAACAGAGGACAAGTGGGGAACCTGGACTTCTACCCAGCAGTAACAGGGGCAGGCCTTCTCCCACTGCCCCCAATAGAGCAGTGTCAGAGGAAGCCAGCTAAAACAGAAAGTTTAATATCCAGACTCTCATAAATACCCCAAATGTCCAGGTTTCAATAGAAAATCACTTGTCATGCCAAGAATCAGGAACATCtatacttgaaagaaaaaaaaaagacaatcaatagaTGTCAACATTGAGATGACAGAGATGTTAGAATCATCTGATAAAGATTTTTAAGCAGCTCCCCTCAAAAATGCCTCAATGAGCAATTATGAATgtacttgaaacaaatgaaaaactagaAAGTCTTAGCAGAGAAGTAGAAATTTTCAGTAAAGAAAccgaaaatataaagaagaaccaaaggaaagttttagaattagaaaatacaataactgaCACAAAAACTCAATGGATGGTCTCAACAGCTGAATGGaaaggacagaggaaagagtCAGTAAACTTATAGAACAATACAACTTACCTGAGCTGAACAACAGAGATGacagactgagaaaaaaaattgacagagcTTCAGAGACCTGTGGGACTATAACAAAAGATAAAACCTTGGTTTTTTTCACAGTCCTGGatggagaggaaaaagaaggcaggactgaaaaagtactcaaaggaataatgtccccaaagtcTCCAAATTTGGCAAGAGACATAAACCTACATATTCAAGAAGCTGAGTGAACCCCAaaccaaagaaatccacaccgAGAAAACATAATAGTCacacttctgaaaactaaagtcaaagaaaaaaatcttgaaagcagtgaGGGAAGAACACGTTGCGTATAGGAGAAAACAATTTGAATAACAGTAGATTTTTCAACAGAAACCATGATGGTCAGAAGGATTTAGcacaacatttttcaagtgctgaaagaaaagaactgtccaCTCAGAATTCTATTTCTCGTGAAATGATCCTTTAGAAATGAATGGGAAATGAAGACACTCAGACGAGGTAAAACTTAAGAGAATTTATCAGTAGCAGTTCTGCCCTAAAAGGGTAGCTAAAGGAAGTTCTCCAAACACAAaagaaactattagaaaaaaGGATTCTTGGagtaggaggaaggaagaaagaacataatAAACAAAACTATGGCTATATACAATAGACTtttcctcttgagttttctatATTATGTTTGATGGTTGATGCTAGAATTATGACACTGTCTGATGTGGTTCTAAATGTATGTAGAGGCAATATTTAAGACAATTGTAGATAGGGGAGGATAAATGGACATAAAGGGAGGTAAAGTTTCTATGTGTCACTCTCATTGGAAAGTGACCGTAccagtagactgtgataagtaaaatatatataatgtactaCATAGAGCAATGAGTTAAAAAGCTATACAAAGGGATTCATTAGAAAAACCACTCTAGATAAATcaaaatagaattctaaaaagTGTTAAGTAACCCATGGGAAGGCAGATGAAacaagagagaacaaaaagaaagccaaaaataaaatggtgaactTAAAACCTAACATATTAGTTAACTGCATCAAGTTTATATGGTGTAAATATAATTACAGAGATCGACAGGTAGATTAGAAACATGACTCAACTATATATTGTTTATGAGAAACATATTTCCAGTATGATGATATGGGCAGGTTTaaagtaaaagatgaaaaaaatattaatataatgcatatattaatcAGGAGGAAGCAGGAGTGGCTATCTTAATATCAGAAAaggtagacttcagagcaaagaagaTTATAGTAATACAGAGGACTTTATAATATGATAAAGGATCAATCTACCAAGAAGACAaagcaatcctaaatatatatataccaaataaC encodes:
- the TTC6 gene encoding tetratricopeptide repeat protein 6, encoding MSTIPKHFGLKHKEESHMFKELEKVRQETKKDFLRFKQKLASKQAVDEGSVHSLRASSPAHPRCVSYAGPGTSKESSPAKGLEISSVAILQEALGGAARPSGRAAPGNTRVFQPRNFYLRSSAFLRHGAQKPPPVIASGVGTAKPAVLLPPPTPRARPTAHGTLESPRPAASRRDLDLARGREASQEIAPSAGVYKAKESKASSLSSEDSDAEASGRRRRVKISTHLVREGEGSAGKAREAAVSVPRGERESRLLSHALEAAGQTLLPARVTPKSIEEIIVSLQSEAQLASDQIIKELIQSVLGQNYDIKMEVGEPE